The following coding sequences lie in one Sulfuricurvum sp. genomic window:
- a CDS encoding putative Ig domain-containing protein yields MNLNKFFVRWIMSFGILMMFAVTGWGASSNNPTVTFTPLTTSISEGSGDIVVSFSLSISAAPDQKDVVIGYQTTNGTAISPTNYNTTSGTITFSKNVAPVDKPFSVTVHSNAVIASNVSFSINLTNNTNSAQNVTISNTTAAVTITHAGAPVMGDIPNQDIVNGIAYTLNIASYVSGSDIESYHLNGTLPTGLSFDTSTGVLSGTPNTSGTNTYSFSAYATNDGGNSNSDDFNITISPPGAASDLLIVKTPSKLYSDVNQTLTYNITLANETSSAISASFTDTLRIYDYNLTTGTVGSEVTGVDFNISIINQDVFSCSWSPQATSFSCSGTVPKRTGNNGVPGLVSIIYTITTPSAPDPSALINTVRINGTSTEANATVIVKSPGSGGGEIPVTPPPEHADVIDTAMWTDITAYNNDTSKVIGTKISAQTGVSMTAVHLDGSAQATPFNATSDSALSFVVIPYLSDGICSTQEILYDSTTGLPATFNITNGNTIDTKSINFPAYATKNARISVSFLDLNQLAVDSGVKCYYNSSTVGNLAGLGQCVNSANKYYDAFGLSSYERCQVLNGRPCDSANHGQSCGGDTTCPGYNPLYDNDLGCLMCTLNAFPDCSSDNFAIRPNYFSLTSVNTAFPNLLRSAEDYNMSINTYNYDNTTPTVAYNVANANSIFTIVTKMYDKNDVERNSTTVPRMLGTASFSADSFDMLNGISVKSGIVGDVAGFTFDDVGKINISIQDQNWSYVDINNPRDLSPHSCLANGTFNGAYVCGDKNVTFIPHHFDFSDLNITNNNGNPGTFTYIANEITQMAGRINTTMHSLNKNGNVTHNFASDPLWENNVTVVPVVVKSTYIYPDANETIINNLSIGFTDGNKTVSWDANSSEYLRFNFQRDVNLTANPFDVNGSDLNISITSHYVDTSFTPNHTADINGSRLGTGIQDLPYTVVLPADGNTTFVYGRIIPRDVRVFGDVPFTANAWYEVYNEPNIKGTILNPSKNEALWYINRLHEDETDGDGNITVINPSLPNNAPPISYNMPTNQGIEIYSFTHEAPTKSAKAHIQTAPWLWYGVNALPYQDPDGTHLDCLTHPCFNINIVPDIGATGSAKGGAEDKKASKKSDEGGGSWRSTTDYAPAIR; encoded by the coding sequence ATGAATTTGAATAAATTTTTTGTACGATGGATTATGTCTTTTGGTATTTTAATGATGTTTGCGGTGACGGGATGGGGAGCATCAAGTAATAATCCAACCGTTACATTTACTCCATTGACAACGAGTATATCAGAAGGATCTGGTGATATTGTAGTGTCTTTTAGTCTTTCTATTTCTGCAGCTCCGGATCAGAAAGATGTTGTAATTGGCTACCAGACAACGAACGGTACAGCAATATCACCTACTAACTATAACACGACATCAGGAACGATTACGTTTAGTAAAAATGTTGCGCCTGTTGATAAGCCGTTTTCAGTCACGGTTCATTCCAATGCAGTGATTGCTTCAAATGTTTCATTCAGCATTAATTTGACAAATAATACAAACTCTGCACAGAATGTGACCATTTCTAATACGACAGCAGCAGTGACAATTACTCATGCGGGAGCTCCCGTCATGGGAGATATTCCAAACCAAGACATTGTAAATGGCATAGCGTATACACTGAATATTGCAAGCTATGTGAGTGGCAGTGATATTGAATCATACCATCTTAACGGTACACTTCCGACAGGTTTAAGCTTTGATACATCGACTGGTGTCCTAAGTGGAACGCCAAATACTTCAGGAACAAATACCTACAGTTTCAGTGCCTATGCAACTAATGATGGAGGTAATTCGAACAGTGATGATTTCAATATCACGATATCGCCTCCGGGTGCAGCATCAGATCTTTTGATTGTAAAAACTCCGTCTAAACTTTATTCGGATGTCAATCAAACGTTGACATATAATATTACTCTTGCTAATGAAACGAGTTCGGCGATCAGTGCAAGTTTTACAGATACACTGAGAATCTATGACTATAATCTAACGACAGGAACAGTAGGAAGTGAAGTTACAGGAGTAGATTTTAATATCTCCATCATTAATCAGGATGTGTTTAGTTGTAGTTGGAGTCCCCAAGCCACGTCCTTTTCATGTAGCGGAACGGTACCTAAGCGAACGGGGAATAACGGAGTTCCCGGATTGGTAAGTATCATTTATACGATTACGACTCCATCAGCGCCTGATCCTTCTGCATTAATAAACACTGTTAGGATCAACGGAACTTCCACTGAAGCGAATGCAACTGTTATTGTCAAATCACCTGGAAGCGGGGGAGGTGAAATCCCCGTTACACCTCCGCCTGAACATGCGGATGTTATTGACACAGCTATGTGGACAGATATTACAGCCTATAATAATGACACGAGTAAGGTGATTGGGACGAAAATATCTGCACAAACCGGGGTATCGATGACGGCGGTACACCTGGACGGTAGCGCTCAAGCAACTCCATTTAATGCAACTTCTGATAGTGCCTTGTCTTTTGTGGTAATCCCTTACCTGTCGGATGGAATTTGTTCTACCCAAGAAATTTTATATGATTCGACTACAGGACTTCCTGCCACTTTTAATATTACTAATGGTAATACTATTGATACAAAAAGTATCAATTTTCCTGCGTATGCGACTAAAAACGCCCGTATATCGGTTTCGTTTTTAGATTTAAATCAGCTGGCTGTTGATTCGGGAGTCAAATGCTATTATAACAGTTCAACGGTAGGTAACTTGGCTGGTCTTGGACAATGTGTTAACTCTGCTAATAAATATTATGATGCTTTTGGATTGAGTTCATATGAACGGTGTCAAGTATTGAATGGTAGACCATGTGATTCGGCTAATCACGGGCAAAGCTGCGGTGGTGATACCACATGCCCTGGGTATAACCCTTTATATGATAACGATCTTGGCTGTTTGATGTGTACTCTGAATGCTTTTCCGGATTGTTCGAGCGATAATTTCGCAATACGTCCTAATTATTTCAGCCTTACTTCTGTTAATACTGCTTTCCCTAATCTTCTGCGTTCGGCTGAAGATTACAATATGTCGATTAATACATATAACTATGACAATACCACACCAACTGTTGCATATAATGTTGCAAATGCTAATTCAATCTTCACCATTGTTACTAAAATGTATGATAAAAATGACGTAGAACGAAATAGCACCACAGTTCCAAGGATGCTAGGAACAGCATCATTTAGTGCAGACAGCTTTGATATGCTAAATGGGATATCGGTTAAATCAGGAATTGTAGGAGATGTCGCAGGATTTACATTTGATGACGTTGGTAAAATAAATATTAGTATTCAAGACCAAAATTGGTCCTATGTGGATATCAATAATCCTCGGGATTTATCCCCGCATAGTTGTTTAGCGAACGGAACTTTTAACGGTGCTTATGTATGTGGCGATAAAAATGTAACATTTATTCCCCATCATTTTGATTTTAGTGACTTGAATATTACAAACAATAATGGTAATCCAGGGACATTTACGTATATAGCAAATGAAATTACTCAAATGGCTGGACGTATTAATACAACAATGCATTCACTTAATAAAAATGGAAATGTAACCCATAACTTTGCATCTGATCCGTTATGGGAGAATAATGTTACAGTAGTTCCTGTAGTTGTTAAATCAACCTATATTTATCCTGATGCCAATGAAACTATTATCAATAATTTGTCAATTGGGTTTACTGATGGAAACAAAACGGTTAGCTGGGATGCCAATTCATCAGAATATCTACGGTTCAATTTTCAACGAGATGTTAATTTAACTGCAAATCCATTTGATGTCAATGGCAGTGATTTGAATATTTCTATAACTTCACATTATGTAGATACGAGTTTTACCCCGAACCATACAGCAGATATCAATGGTTCACGATTGGGGACGGGTATACAGGACCTTCCTTACACCGTGGTTCTGCCTGCAGATGGAAACACTACTTTTGTGTACGGTCGTATTATCCCTCGTGATGTACGGGTATTCGGTGATGTTCCTTTTACGGCAAATGCATGGTACGAAGTGTATAATGAACCAAATATTAAGGGAACAATCTTGAATCCTAGTAAAAATGAAGCTTTATGGTATATTAACCGACTTCATGAGGATGAGACGGATGGGGATGGAAATATCACAGTAATTAACCCATCTTTGCCTAATAATGCTCCTCCAATCTCGTACAATATGCCTACTAACCAAGGGATAGAGATTTATTCATTCACGCATGAAGCACCAACGAAGAGTGCTAAAGCTCATATTCAAACGGCTCCATGGCTGTGGTATGGAGTGAATGCATTACCATATCAGGATCCTGATGGAACACATCTTGATTGTTTAACTCATC
- the raiA gene encoding ribosome-associated translation inhibitor RaiA, with the protein MNISLVGRHIELSDAIKDHLMHSIDTLSKFHLDLISVNAVASANERNKGVTIEFTINIAGKNTVVITQRDDDLYAAIDIAIDRAQKALRRLHDRISDHKNEGLNEAKNAAAASVDLHAVGETMEDEIVPSEPILFKPQEVAEVVEKLKESTKVFEVFYDNDGKMRVLYKRTDGKFGLY; encoded by the coding sequence ATGAATATCTCTCTCGTCGGACGCCACATCGAGCTCAGCGATGCAATTAAAGATCATCTGATGCACTCAATCGATACTCTCAGCAAATTTCATCTCGACCTTATCAGTGTCAATGCCGTTGCCTCGGCTAATGAACGAAACAAAGGGGTGACAATCGAATTTACGATTAACATCGCCGGAAAAAATACCGTCGTCATTACACAGCGTGACGATGATCTCTACGCTGCGATCGACATTGCGATCGATCGTGCACAAAAAGCACTTCGCCGTTTGCATGATCGGATTTCCGATCATAAAAACGAAGGGCTTAACGAAGCTAAAAACGCTGCTGCAGCGTCAGTCGATCTGCATGCAGTCGGTGAGACGATGGAAGATGAAATCGTTCCGTCCGAACCGATTCTCTTTAAGCCTCAAGAAGTTGCAGAAGTAGTGGAAAAACTCAAAGAGAGTACCAAAGTATTCGAAGTATTTTATGACAATGACGGAAAAATGCGTGTTCTGTACAAGCGTACCGATGGGAAATTCGGACTGTATTAA
- the ribH gene encoding 6,7-dimethyl-8-ribityllumazine synthase has protein sequence MKLIEGQLRVRTDKKVAIVSTRWNHFIVDRLVEGAKDAYARHGGNADELTHVLAPGAFELPMVIEQLLSSGKFDAVCALGAVIRGSTPHFDYVSAEATKGIATVSLKHKKPVSFGLLTTDTIEQAIERAGTKAGNKGFEAMTVVIEMLDLYEEIGN, from the coding sequence ATGAAGTTAATAGAAGGACAACTTCGTGTTCGCACGGATAAAAAAGTAGCTATTGTCAGCACACGATGGAACCATTTCATCGTGGACCGTCTTGTTGAAGGGGCGAAAGATGCGTATGCACGTCACGGTGGAAACGCTGATGAGTTGACTCACGTTTTGGCACCGGGTGCGTTCGAGCTTCCGATGGTGATCGAACAGCTTCTTAGCAGCGGAAAATTTGATGCGGTATGTGCTCTGGGCGCAGTTATCCGCGGTTCAACTCCTCATTTCGATTATGTTTCGGCTGAAGCGACAAAAGGGATTGCTACCGTGAGTTTGAAACACAAAAAACCGGTATCGTTTGGATTATTGACGACTGATACGATTGAACAGGCGATCGAACGTGCGGGAACCAAAGCTGGGAACAAAGGGTTCGAAGCAATGACTGTTGTGATCGAAATGCTTGATCTTTACGAAGAGATTGGTAACTAA
- the nusB gene encoding transcription antitermination factor NusB, giving the protein MATRHQARMAVVSLLYAYDLGNQSIADFSDEILEEKKIRNKQRDFALDLFKGVIDHLSQVDEAIDKHLKDWDFDRLGSIERATLRLGAYEIMFGELDSAVIINEAIEVMKAFGSEQSPKFINGVLDAISKDK; this is encoded by the coding sequence ATGGCAACACGACATCAAGCCCGTATGGCAGTAGTCAGTCTTTTGTACGCGTATGATTTGGGAAACCAAAGCATCGCTGATTTCAGTGACGAAATTCTCGAAGAAAAAAAGATCCGTAACAAACAACGTGATTTTGCCCTTGATCTGTTCAAAGGTGTCATTGATCATTTGTCCCAAGTGGACGAAGCGATTGACAAACATCTCAAAGATTGGGATTTTGACCGTTTGGGATCAATCGAACGTGCGACACTCCGTCTGGGAGCGTATGAAATTATGTTTGGCGAACTCGATTCAGCGGTCATTATCAATGAAGCGATCGAAGTGATGAAAGCATTCGGAAGTGAGCAATCTCCGAAATTTATTAACGGCGTTTTGGACGCGATTTCCAAAGATAAATAG
- the recG gene encoding ATP-dependent DNA helicase RecG codes for MLSLPSEDADKFHRLGVGSVTALSLIAPTSFEDRRLSSELIHNSTCVIDATVEHVVRTPKTLKITFFAHNLDCVIEGIIFNPKPYMIHQFPKSERGYYYGKAQWDLGKWTIVHPVKISAVGSLVPIYKTSLRADVMRRLIERMISVENLINDGLPEKIASKLYKIHFPEHPKPLDISQLDALKFAELFEYMRRLRLKRRYHTTRHHAQGNIDTWIKSLPFELTQDQKNAISEIQKDLSGEYASRRMIVGDVGSGKTMVILASVVLMRPYRSILMAPTTILAAQLYEEAQKFLPDLRITLVTNATKKGPLEAYDFIIGTHALLHRDLPEAGLVMVDEQHRFGTAQRHALTKLTDNDTSPHYLQFSATPIPRTQAMIDSAHIDVSLIVQTPFTKNIDTRIIGKSDFSKLLEHIRSEISQHHQVLIVYPLVEMSESINYQSIDEARGYWEKNFENVYVTHGKDKEKEAVLMEFREKGNILLATTVVEVGISLPRLSTVVIVGAERLGLSTLHQLRGRVSRTGLQGYCYLYTNKSGKNERLEAFSSCRSGFEIAALDLKFRLSGDLLEGSIQSGKKFRWADIGEDENIVKEVKEYLDKNNSALTPHLEQGRLP; via the coding sequence ATGCTATCGTTACCAAGTGAGGATGCTGACAAGTTTCATCGTTTAGGGGTCGGAAGTGTCACGGCACTTTCGCTTATCGCCCCGACATCTTTTGAAGATCGTCGTCTAAGCAGTGAGCTGATACATAATTCCACCTGTGTTATTGATGCGACGGTAGAACACGTCGTACGAACTCCGAAAACCCTCAAAATCACTTTTTTTGCCCATAACCTTGATTGTGTGATAGAGGGGATAATTTTCAATCCAAAACCGTATATGATTCATCAGTTTCCTAAAAGCGAGCGGGGTTATTATTACGGTAAAGCCCAGTGGGATCTTGGTAAATGGACGATTGTCCATCCGGTCAAAATCAGTGCCGTCGGTTCACTTGTCCCCATCTACAAAACATCGCTGCGTGCCGATGTCATGCGCCGTTTGATTGAGAGGATGATAAGTGTTGAGAATCTGATCAATGACGGGCTTCCGGAAAAAATCGCTTCGAAACTCTATAAAATCCATTTCCCTGAACATCCGAAACCGCTTGATATATCGCAGCTTGATGCCCTTAAATTTGCAGAGCTTTTTGAATACATGCGGCGTCTTCGTCTAAAGCGCCGTTATCATACTACCCGCCACCATGCGCAAGGTAATATAGATACATGGATCAAATCCCTTCCGTTTGAACTGACACAAGATCAAAAAAATGCGATCAGTGAAATCCAAAAAGACCTGAGTGGTGAGTATGCCTCAAGACGGATGATTGTCGGCGATGTCGGATCGGGTAAAACGATGGTGATTTTAGCGTCGGTCGTCCTTATGCGCCCGTATCGCTCCATTTTGATGGCACCGACGACGATTCTTGCTGCTCAGCTGTATGAGGAAGCCCAAAAGTTCCTTCCCGATTTGCGGATTACCCTTGTGACCAACGCCACGAAAAAAGGACCGTTAGAAGCATATGACTTTATTATCGGTACCCATGCGCTGCTTCACCGTGATTTACCCGAAGCAGGCTTGGTGATGGTGGATGAACAACATCGTTTCGGCACCGCTCAACGTCATGCTCTCACCAAATTGACCGACAATGATACATCACCCCATTATTTGCAATTTTCTGCTACCCCAATTCCACGTACACAGGCGATGATCGATTCGGCTCATATCGATGTGAGTCTGATCGTCCAAACTCCGTTTACGAAAAACATTGATACACGTATCATCGGCAAGAGTGATTTTTCAAAGCTCTTAGAACATATCCGCTCTGAGATTTCACAACATCACCAAGTCCTTATCGTCTATCCTTTGGTAGAAATGAGTGAGAGTATCAATTACCAGAGTATCGACGAAGCACGGGGATATTGGGAAAAGAATTTTGAAAATGTTTATGTTACTCACGGGAAAGACAAAGAAAAAGAAGCAGTGCTGATGGAGTTCCGGGAAAAGGGAAATATTCTCCTGGCAACAACCGTAGTCGAAGTCGGGATTTCGCTCCCGCGACTATCAACTGTCGTGATCGTCGGGGCAGAGCGGTTAGGACTCTCGACGCTTCACCAGCTACGCGGTCGGGTAAGCCGCACCGGATTACAGGGATATTGTTATCTTTATACCAACAAAAGCGGTAAAAATGAGCGGCTCGAAGCGTTTAGCTCCTGCCGCAGCGGATTTGAAATTGCCGCATTGGATTTGAAATTTCGTTTGTCGGGAGATTTGTTAGAGGGAAGTATCCAAAGCGGTAAAAAGTTTCGATGGGCAGATATTGGAGAAGATGAGAATATTGTAAAAGAAGTCAAAGAATATTTAGATAAAAATAATTCTGCCCTCACACCACACCTAGAGCAAGGTCGCTTGCCGTAG
- the kdsA gene encoding 3-deoxy-8-phosphooctulonate synthase yields MILLAGPCVIESEESIFKIAKSFECYQNDSRFDFYFKSSFDKANRTSLESYRGPGIEEGLRILQKVKDDFGYKIVTDVHESYQVPIAAEVVDMLQIPAFLCRQTDLLVAAAKTDKIVNIKKGQFMTPADMRFSVAKVLKTRGCDEVSYKASQKYGVLLCERGSSFGYGNLVVDMRSLVIMREFAPVIFDATHSVQMPGTGTGKTGGDSSMVPHLARAAAAVGVDGFFFETHFDPTCALSDGPNMLKLEQLEALSETLLKIDSVKGN; encoded by the coding sequence ATGATACTTTTAGCCGGCCCGTGTGTCATTGAAAGCGAAGAGTCGATTTTTAAAATTGCAAAGTCATTTGAATGCTATCAAAATGATTCCCGATTCGATTTTTACTTTAAATCGAGTTTTGATAAAGCCAATCGTACTTCATTGGAGAGCTATCGCGGACCCGGGATCGAAGAGGGGCTTCGAATCCTGCAAAAAGTGAAAGACGATTTCGGGTACAAAATCGTCACGGACGTTCATGAAAGCTATCAAGTCCCGATCGCTGCCGAGGTTGTCGATATGCTTCAAATCCCGGCATTTTTATGCCGCCAAACCGACTTGCTGGTAGCGGCGGCAAAAACCGATAAAATCGTTAATATCAAAAAAGGGCAGTTTATGACCCCTGCCGATATGCGTTTTTCGGTGGCTAAAGTTCTTAAAACACGCGGATGCGATGAGGTAAGTTACAAAGCATCGCAAAAATATGGTGTTTTATTATGCGAACGGGGTTCTTCGTTTGGTTACGGCAATCTTGTCGTCGATATGCGTTCATTAGTGATTATGAGAGAGTTTGCCCCTGTCATTTTCGACGCGACCCATTCGGTACAAATGCCGGGAACAGGGACAGGCAAAACAGGGGGAGACAGTTCTATGGTTCCTCACCTCGCTCGGGCGGCAGCAGCCGTAGGGGTAGACGGATTCTTCTTCGAAACCCATTTTGACCCGACTTGCGCTTTGAGTGACGGGCCGAATATGCTAAAATTAGAACAACTCGAAGCGTTAAGCGAAACGCTGTTAAAAATTGACTCAGTTAAAGGAAATTGA
- a CDS encoding pitrilysin family protein, with protein sequence MASTLDFVEVKGVKVPVIFEEDKRLPIVSMQLVFTGSGSIDEGKHIGLARVTAKMLNEGSLKRGSVGFADALDARAIQLSANAGNETFVIELGSLKEEFDTGLSLLSEQLSEPNFTPKTLEKIKTMTLSSISRKEDDFDTVASDELKAVLFEGTPMASPNIGTKASISALKLDDVTHFETSHLVLSNALIVMGGDLNISDAKKKIEKLLSVLKVGKKSVTGYYEPRSTPKESILKRPHTEQAYLYFGSPFAMREGDPEFYKSRVAMFILGSSGFGSRLMEEIRVKRGLAYSAYSRLSVAKTNTYFSGYLQTKLESQAEAKKTVVEVIDTFVRDGVTQGELDQAKKFLLGSEPLRVETLSQRLGRTFSEYYSGKPLGSSVQELESIRNLSLDDLNDFIKRHGEIRNLSYAIVTK encoded by the coding sequence ATGGCAAGCACACTGGATTTTGTTGAGGTTAAAGGGGTAAAAGTACCCGTTATTTTCGAAGAGGATAAACGTCTCCCGATTGTATCGATGCAATTGGTTTTTACCGGGAGCGGCAGTATCGACGAGGGTAAACACATCGGTTTGGCTCGTGTAACAGCCAAAATGTTGAATGAAGGTAGCCTCAAACGCGGTTCTGTCGGATTTGCCGATGCTCTTGATGCACGGGCAATTCAACTGAGTGCTAATGCCGGGAATGAGACATTTGTAATCGAACTCGGAAGTTTAAAAGAGGAGTTTGATACCGGTCTTTCACTTCTAAGCGAGCAATTGAGCGAACCCAACTTTACCCCTAAAACCTTGGAAAAAATCAAAACAATGACCCTTAGCAGTATCTCCCGCAAAGAGGACGATTTTGATACGGTTGCATCGGATGAACTCAAAGCGGTACTGTTTGAAGGTACGCCGATGGCCTCTCCGAATATTGGGACAAAAGCCAGTATATCCGCTTTAAAACTGGATGACGTTACCCATTTTGAAACATCGCATCTTGTTTTGTCGAATGCTCTGATTGTAATGGGCGGAGATTTGAATATAAGTGATGCAAAGAAAAAGATCGAAAAACTCTTAAGTGTTTTGAAAGTAGGGAAAAAGAGTGTCACTGGGTATTATGAGCCTCGTAGTACACCAAAAGAATCGATTCTCAAACGTCCGCACACCGAACAGGCTTATCTCTATTTCGGTTCTCCGTTTGCGATGCGTGAGGGAGATCCCGAGTTCTACAAATCCCGTGTCGCAATGTTTATTCTGGGAAGCAGTGGATTCGGAAGCCGCTTGATGGAAGAAATCCGGGTAAAACGGGGTCTTGCGTACTCTGCCTACTCACGCCTTTCGGTAGCGAAAACAAATACCTACTTCAGCGGATATCTCCAAACTAAACTGGAATCGCAAGCGGAAGCAAAAAAAACGGTTGTTGAAGTAATTGACACGTTTGTTCGTGACGGAGTAACCCAAGGTGAGCTTGATCAGGCGAAAAAGTTTCTTTTGGGATCGGAACCGCTTCGGGTTGAAACCCTCTCTCAGCGTTTGGGGCGAACCTTTAGTGAATATTATTCCGGTAAACCGCTCGGTTCAAGTGTACAGGAGTTGGAATCGATCCGTAACCTCAGTCTTGATGACCTGAACGATTTCATCAAACGTCACGGCGAAATCCGTAATCTCAGCTATGCTATCGTTACCAAGTGA
- a CDS encoding dehypoxanthine futalosine cyclase translates to MRLTKEQALDLLRNGDLKELGKMASARKRELHPDGITTFVVDRNINYTNVCWVDCKFCAFYRHGKDEDAYVLTFDEIDQKIEELLEIGGTQILFQGGVHPKLKIEWYEDLVEHIHTKYPQITIHGFSSIELDFIAKVSHISIQECLSRLHAKGLASIPGAGAEILSDRVRDIIAPKKIDSEVWLEVHREAHKLGIKSTATMMYGTVETDEEIVEHWNLIRDLQDETGGFRAFIMWSFQGQNTQLMEEYPEIEKQSSNRYLRLLAVSRLFLDNFPNIQSSWVTQGPYIGQMALLYGANDLGSTMMEENVVRSAGAGFRMAKDEMVRLIRDIGETPAIRNTAYDILEKFA, encoded by the coding sequence ATGCGTCTCACTAAAGAACAAGCCCTCGATTTACTTCGTAACGGCGATCTAAAAGAACTCGGAAAGATGGCGTCAGCCCGTAAGCGTGAGCTTCACCCGGACGGGATTACGACATTTGTGGTTGATCGTAATATCAACTATACCAACGTATGTTGGGTCGATTGTAAATTTTGTGCGTTCTATCGTCACGGCAAAGATGAAGATGCCTATGTTCTGACGTTTGATGAGATCGATCAAAAGATCGAAGAACTTTTGGAAATCGGCGGAACACAGATTTTATTCCAAGGCGGTGTTCACCCCAAACTCAAAATCGAATGGTATGAAGATCTGGTAGAACATATTCATACAAAATATCCTCAAATCACGATTCACGGCTTCTCTTCCATCGAACTCGATTTTATCGCCAAAGTTTCCCATATTTCGATCCAAGAGTGCCTTTCGCGCCTCCATGCCAAAGGGTTGGCTTCGATTCCCGGGGCTGGGGCAGAAATTTTGAGTGACCGCGTCCGCGACATTATTGCTCCGAAAAAAATCGACAGTGAAGTGTGGTTAGAAGTTCATCGAGAAGCGCATAAGCTGGGGATCAAATCAACGGCTACGATGATGTACGGTACAGTGGAAACCGATGAAGAGATTGTGGAGCATTGGAACCTGATCCGCGATCTCCAAGATGAGACGGGAGGCTTCCGTGCCTTTATTATGTGGTCGTTTCAAGGTCAGAATACTCAACTTATGGAAGAGTATCCGGAAATTGAGAAGCAATCTTCAAACCGTTATTTACGCCTTTTGGCAGTATCGCGTCTTTTCTTGGATAATTTCCCGAATATCCAAAGTTCATGGGTAACACAAGGACCGTACATCGGACAGATGGCACTGCTTTACGGAGCCAACGATTTAGGTTCGACGATGATGGAAGAGAATGTTGTCCGAAGTGCGGGTGCGGGATTTAGAATGGCAAAAGACGAGATGGTGCGTCTAATCCGAGACATCGGTGAAACACCGGCAATTCGCAATACGGCTTACGACATTTTGGAAAAATTTGCGTGA